A window from Strix uralensis isolate ZFMK-TIS-50842 chromosome 15, bStrUra1, whole genome shotgun sequence encodes these proteins:
- the INAFM2 gene encoding putative transmembrane protein INAFM2: MKEKEAGAERGKPATYTGDKKARMAAKTNKKWVRLATVLAYVLSVSLAAIVLAVYYSLIWQPVRGGGGGSGPAVTTSQPRASPPPPGPAASHSPAGPAQEPPPLPTGPDPGLAETGRPDASPPPGAEGGSATLRRVRGSP; the protein is encoded by the coding sequence ATGAAGGAGAAGGAggcgggggcggagcggggcAAACCCGCCACTTACACCGGGGACAAGAAGGCGCGCATGGCGGCCAAGACCAACAAGAAGTGGGTGCGCCTGGCCACCGTGCTGGCCTACGTCCTCTCCGTCTCGCTGGCCGCCATCGTCCTCGCCGTCTACTACAGCCTCATCTGGCAGCCGGtacgcggcggcggcggcggctccggccccgccgTCACCACCTCGCAGCCCCgcgcctcgccgccgccgccgggccccgccgccagccATTCGCCCGCCGGACCCGCGCAGGAGCCGCCGCCACTGCCGACGGGCCCTGACCCCGGCCTCGCCGAGACCGGCCGTCCGGACGCGtcgccgccgcccggggctgaggggggctcCGCCACGCTGCGCCGGGTGCGCGGGAGCCCCTGA